A section of the Brachyhypopomus gauderio isolate BG-103 unplaced genomic scaffold, BGAUD_0.2 sc62, whole genome shotgun sequence genome encodes:
- the rorc gene encoding nuclear receptor ROR-alpha A isoform X1, translated as MENDYTESQDPRLTDKEVRRGNPPSKTSHLTEIELIPCKICGDKSSGVHYGVITCEGCKGFFRRSQSSSVQYSCSRQSNCLIDRASRNRCQSCRLKKCVAQGMSRDAVKFGRMSKRQRDSLIAEVERHRQQQRLQVSSQDQTQSLPTYRPSKDPRLHAAHLMPSLTPTYSCALDRPIRPVDVHPYLNCSTDEVQAVGLAYRGAQRSGDGSGFSAGRGFDSRRSTADSILNMTARDVELRPYEAAGPFCRYSTSHIEMCAIIVRSHRETSQYHVDEIQALRWKIFSREEVHIYQSKSVDEMWQHCAVQLTNAVQYVVEFAKRIPGFRQLSQNDQITLLKSGSMEVVLVRMSRLFNPENGTVFFDGKFAGTELFKSLDCGDFIAAVFDFAHSLCVLRLTEQQVALFSALVLINADRPCLEDRDRVMRVRKDMELTLHYLLHRDNQESLLHKLNQKVAVLRSLCALHIEKLRWFRQLYPYTVQSVFPALYKELFGSDIDVQTMATL; from the exons cTGAGATTGAGCTGATCCCCTGTAAGATCTGCGGAGACAAGTCGTCAGGAGTTCACTACGGAGTCATCACGTGTGAGGGCTGTAAG GGTTTTTTCCGGAGGAGTCAGTCGTCCAGTGTGCAGTACTCCTGTTCCAGACAGAGTAACTGTCTCATCGACCGCGCCAGCAGGAACCGCTGCCAAAGCTGTCGTCTCAAGAAATGTGTTGCCCAGGGGATGAGCCgggatg CGGTCAAGTTTGGGCGCATGTCCAAGCGTCAGAGGGACTCTCTGATCGCGGAGGTTGAGAGGCACCGCCAGCAGCAGCGTCTCCAGGTCTCCAGCCAGGATCAGACGCAGAGCCTCCCCACCTACCGCCCCAGCAAAGACCCCCGCCTGCACGCCGCCCACCTCATGCCCTCCCTGACTCCCACGTACTCCTGCGCCCTGGACCGGCCCATCCGCCCAGTGGACGTGCACCCGTACCTGAACTGTTCCACAGACGAGGTCCAGGCTGTGGGCTTGGCCTACAGAGGCGCCCAGAGGAGCGGAGACGGCAGTGGCTTTTCGGcagggagag GTTTCGACTCCAGGAGGTCGACTGCTGACAGCATACTGAACATGACGGCCAGAGACGTGGAACTACGACCTTACGAGGCCGCAGGCCCGTTCTGCCGCTACTCTACCTCACACATAG agatgtGTGCAATTATTGTGCGTTCTCACCGAGAGACGAGTCAGTATCATGTGGATGAAATACAAGCTCTCAGGTGGAAGATCTTCAGCAGGGAGGAGGTGCACATCTACCAGAGCAAG AGTGTGGATGAGATGTGGCAGCACTGTGCGGTGCAACTGACTAACGCCGTGCAGTATGTGGTGGAATTTGCAAAGCGCATCCCCGGTTTCCGGCAACTTAGCCAGAATGATCAAATCACCCTGCTCAAGAGTG GCTCCATGGAGGTTGTGCTGGTGCGGATGAGTCGGTTGTTTAACCCAGAGAACGGTACAGTGTTCTTTGATGGCAAGTTTGCTGGAACAGAGCTGTTCAAGTCTCTTG ATTGTGGTGATTTTATCGCAGCTGTGTTCGACTTTGCTCACAGTCTTTGTGTTTTGAGGCTGACTGAACAGCAGGTGGCGCTGTTCAGTGCGCTCGTACTCATAAATGCAG atcgCCCTTGTCtagaggacagagacagagtgatGAGAGTGAGAAAAGACATGGAACTAACCCTCCATTACCTCCTACACAGAGACAACCAGGAGAGTCTACTACACAag CTGAACCAGAAGGTGGCGGTGCTGAGGAGTCTATGTGCGCTGCATATTGAGAAGCTGCGTTGGTTCCGACAGCTCTATCCATACACAGTGCAGTCTGTCTTTCCTGCGCTGTACAAGGAGCTCTTTGGTTCAGACATTGATGTGCAAACAATGGCTACGCTCTGA
- the rorc gene encoding nuclear receptor ROR-alpha A isoform X3, whose translation MKRAEIELIPCKICGDKSSGVHYGVITCEGCKGFFRRSQSSSVQYSCSRQSNCLIDRASRNRCQSCRLKKCVAQGMSRDAVKFGRMSKRQRDSLIAEVERHRQQQRLQVSSQDQTQSLPTYRPSKDPRLHAAHLMPSLTPTYSCALDRPIRPVDVHPYLNCSTDEVQAVGLAYRGAQRSGDGSGFSAGRGFDSRRSTADSILNMTARDVELRPYEAAGPFCRYSTSHIEMCAIIVRSHRETSQYHVDEIQALRWKIFSREEVHIYQSKSVDEMWQHCAVQLTNAVQYVVEFAKRIPGFRQLSQNDQITLLKSGSMEVVLVRMSRLFNPENGTVFFDGKFAGTELFKSLDCGDFIAAVFDFAHSLCVLRLTEQQVALFSALVLINADRPCLEDRDRVMRVRKDMELTLHYLLHRDNQESLLHKLNQKVAVLRSLCALHIEKLRWFRQLYPYTVQSVFPALYKELFGSDIDVQTMATL comes from the exons cTGAGATTGAGCTGATCCCCTGTAAGATCTGCGGAGACAAGTCGTCAGGAGTTCACTACGGAGTCATCACGTGTGAGGGCTGTAAG GGTTTTTTCCGGAGGAGTCAGTCGTCCAGTGTGCAGTACTCCTGTTCCAGACAGAGTAACTGTCTCATCGACCGCGCCAGCAGGAACCGCTGCCAAAGCTGTCGTCTCAAGAAATGTGTTGCCCAGGGGATGAGCCgggatg CGGTCAAGTTTGGGCGCATGTCCAAGCGTCAGAGGGACTCTCTGATCGCGGAGGTTGAGAGGCACCGCCAGCAGCAGCGTCTCCAGGTCTCCAGCCAGGATCAGACGCAGAGCCTCCCCACCTACCGCCCCAGCAAAGACCCCCGCCTGCACGCCGCCCACCTCATGCCCTCCCTGACTCCCACGTACTCCTGCGCCCTGGACCGGCCCATCCGCCCAGTGGACGTGCACCCGTACCTGAACTGTTCCACAGACGAGGTCCAGGCTGTGGGCTTGGCCTACAGAGGCGCCCAGAGGAGCGGAGACGGCAGTGGCTTTTCGGcagggagag GTTTCGACTCCAGGAGGTCGACTGCTGACAGCATACTGAACATGACGGCCAGAGACGTGGAACTACGACCTTACGAGGCCGCAGGCCCGTTCTGCCGCTACTCTACCTCACACATAG agatgtGTGCAATTATTGTGCGTTCTCACCGAGAGACGAGTCAGTATCATGTGGATGAAATACAAGCTCTCAGGTGGAAGATCTTCAGCAGGGAGGAGGTGCACATCTACCAGAGCAAG AGTGTGGATGAGATGTGGCAGCACTGTGCGGTGCAACTGACTAACGCCGTGCAGTATGTGGTGGAATTTGCAAAGCGCATCCCCGGTTTCCGGCAACTTAGCCAGAATGATCAAATCACCCTGCTCAAGAGTG GCTCCATGGAGGTTGTGCTGGTGCGGATGAGTCGGTTGTTTAACCCAGAGAACGGTACAGTGTTCTTTGATGGCAAGTTTGCTGGAACAGAGCTGTTCAAGTCTCTTG ATTGTGGTGATTTTATCGCAGCTGTGTTCGACTTTGCTCACAGTCTTTGTGTTTTGAGGCTGACTGAACAGCAGGTGGCGCTGTTCAGTGCGCTCGTACTCATAAATGCAG atcgCCCTTGTCtagaggacagagacagagtgatGAGAGTGAGAAAAGACATGGAACTAACCCTCCATTACCTCCTACACAGAGACAACCAGGAGAGTCTACTACACAag CTGAACCAGAAGGTGGCGGTGCTGAGGAGTCTATGTGCGCTGCATATTGAGAAGCTGCGTTGGTTCCGACAGCTCTATCCATACACAGTGCAGTCTGTCTTTCCTGCGCTGTACAAGGAGCTCTTTGGTTCAGACATTGATGTGCAAACAATGGCTACGCTCTGA
- the ecm1b gene encoding extracellular matrix protein 1 has translation MGALRGFLFLLMAFVVNASEDYGDILQKELSFMDILEAHADEMRCRQEKSKPPEDIHDIPKGQAGRAVVMPRSIPSVPSIPFPPARPTHSNRQAICRHSSHRPRYPKDTLPSSGYGYLYRQAHAVNQLESWFSECCSGDTEKEEMILCCLQQAWKQSLSDFCEAEFMVKTSHYHCCKKKEEAEKWQCFETHAPHHSYQATDHKSWTNIPGSPLKFNPSTCQKTSTEVTVRALRGKTSGISFPPGRPNSANIGSVCANRKQRPRYIPRCLPSSDYDWLGRQSKAVNGLEKGLSQCCKRKKDQQPCAERKWKKMVDRFCKDEKTKAKPFECCQKEKGDEQYDCFAAAAPNPDYVVEEDSVDPSAQAPPTLDMLCVSENVTVQGNLINPADVLAARCCPLVDEKRPACFQTEIDILPNTVCDVNSAHVCCLKKAESRSNCFTKMIMKNVRRPNKNRKCPISS, from the exons ATGGGCGCGTTACGGGGGTTCTTGTTTCTGCTGATGGCATTTGTGGTGAATGCATCGGAAG ATTACGGTGACATACTACAAAAAGAACTTTCGTTCATGG ATATACTGGAAGCACATGCCGATGAGATGAGATGCAGACAGGAGAAATCAAAGCCTCCTGAAGATATTCATGACATACCGAAGGGTCAAGCAG GTCGTGCTGTGGTGATGCCCCGCTCTATTCCCTCCGTCCCCTCCATTCCCTTCCCTCCAGCCCGTCCAACCCACAGCAACCGCCAAGCCATCTGTCGCCATAGCAGCCATCGCCCCCGGTATCCCAAAGACACGCTGCCCTCGTCCGGCTACGGCTACCTGTACCGCCAGGCCCATGCCGTCAACCAGCTGGAGTCCTGGTTCTCCGAGTGCTGCAGCGGGGACACGGAGAAGGAGGAGATGATTCTGTGCTGTCTACAGCAAGCG TGGAAACAGTCGCTGTCTGACTTCTGCGAGGCGGAGTTCATGGTGAAGACCAGCCATTACCACTGCTGCAAGAAGAAGGAAGAGGCAGAGAAATGGCAATGTTTTGAGACTCACGCGCCACACCATTCGTATCAGGCCACGGATCACAAGTCATGGACAAACATCCCTGGCTCACCATTAAAATTTAACCCTAGTACATGCCAGAAAACAAG TACAGAGGTAACTGTCAGAGCTTTAAGAGGGAAGACATCTGGCATCAGCTTCCCTCCTGGACGTCCTAACTCAGCCAACATAGGATCGGTCTGTGCCAATCGCAAGCAGCGCCCTCGCTACATCCCACGGTGCCTTCCCTCCTCAGACTACGACTGGCTGGGCCGTCAGTCGAAGGCCGTCAACGGCCTGGAAAAAGGCTTGAGTCAGTGCTGTAAGCGGAAGAAGGATCAACAGCCCTGTGCTGAGAGgaag tGGAAGAAGATGGTGGATAGGTTCTGTAAGGACGAGAAGACCAAGGCCAAGCCGTTTGAGTGCTGCCAAAAAGAAAAAGGAGACGAACAGTATGATTGTTTTGCTGCCGCAGCTCCAAACCCTGATTACGTCGTTGAAGAAGACAGCGTGGATCCTTCCGCACAAGCACCTCCCACACTGGATATGCTCTGTGTCTCGGAGAACGTGACCGTCCAGGGAAA CTTGATTAATCCTGCTGATGTCCTGGCCGCTCGATGCTGTCCTCTAGTGGACGAGAAGAGGCCTGCATGCTTTCAGACAGAG ATTGACATACTTCCGAATACTGTCTGTGACGTCAACAGTGCGCATGTTTGCTGtctgaagaaagcagagagccgCTCCAACTGTTTCACCAAAATGATCATGAAAAACGTTCGTAGACCAAATAAAAACAGGAAATGCCCAATTTCCTCCTAA
- the rorc gene encoding nuclear receptor ROR-alpha A isoform X2 produces the protein MENDYTESQDPRLTDKEVRRAEIELIPCKICGDKSSGVHYGVITCEGCKGFFRRSQSSSVQYSCSRQSNCLIDRASRNRCQSCRLKKCVAQGMSRDAVKFGRMSKRQRDSLIAEVERHRQQQRLQVSSQDQTQSLPTYRPSKDPRLHAAHLMPSLTPTYSCALDRPIRPVDVHPYLNCSTDEVQAVGLAYRGAQRSGDGSGFSAGRGFDSRRSTADSILNMTARDVELRPYEAAGPFCRYSTSHIEMCAIIVRSHRETSQYHVDEIQALRWKIFSREEVHIYQSKSVDEMWQHCAVQLTNAVQYVVEFAKRIPGFRQLSQNDQITLLKSGSMEVVLVRMSRLFNPENGTVFFDGKFAGTELFKSLDCGDFIAAVFDFAHSLCVLRLTEQQVALFSALVLINADRPCLEDRDRVMRVRKDMELTLHYLLHRDNQESLLHKLNQKVAVLRSLCALHIEKLRWFRQLYPYTVQSVFPALYKELFGSDIDVQTMATL, from the exons cTGAGATTGAGCTGATCCCCTGTAAGATCTGCGGAGACAAGTCGTCAGGAGTTCACTACGGAGTCATCACGTGTGAGGGCTGTAAG GGTTTTTTCCGGAGGAGTCAGTCGTCCAGTGTGCAGTACTCCTGTTCCAGACAGAGTAACTGTCTCATCGACCGCGCCAGCAGGAACCGCTGCCAAAGCTGTCGTCTCAAGAAATGTGTTGCCCAGGGGATGAGCCgggatg CGGTCAAGTTTGGGCGCATGTCCAAGCGTCAGAGGGACTCTCTGATCGCGGAGGTTGAGAGGCACCGCCAGCAGCAGCGTCTCCAGGTCTCCAGCCAGGATCAGACGCAGAGCCTCCCCACCTACCGCCCCAGCAAAGACCCCCGCCTGCACGCCGCCCACCTCATGCCCTCCCTGACTCCCACGTACTCCTGCGCCCTGGACCGGCCCATCCGCCCAGTGGACGTGCACCCGTACCTGAACTGTTCCACAGACGAGGTCCAGGCTGTGGGCTTGGCCTACAGAGGCGCCCAGAGGAGCGGAGACGGCAGTGGCTTTTCGGcagggagag GTTTCGACTCCAGGAGGTCGACTGCTGACAGCATACTGAACATGACGGCCAGAGACGTGGAACTACGACCTTACGAGGCCGCAGGCCCGTTCTGCCGCTACTCTACCTCACACATAG agatgtGTGCAATTATTGTGCGTTCTCACCGAGAGACGAGTCAGTATCATGTGGATGAAATACAAGCTCTCAGGTGGAAGATCTTCAGCAGGGAGGAGGTGCACATCTACCAGAGCAAG AGTGTGGATGAGATGTGGCAGCACTGTGCGGTGCAACTGACTAACGCCGTGCAGTATGTGGTGGAATTTGCAAAGCGCATCCCCGGTTTCCGGCAACTTAGCCAGAATGATCAAATCACCCTGCTCAAGAGTG GCTCCATGGAGGTTGTGCTGGTGCGGATGAGTCGGTTGTTTAACCCAGAGAACGGTACAGTGTTCTTTGATGGCAAGTTTGCTGGAACAGAGCTGTTCAAGTCTCTTG ATTGTGGTGATTTTATCGCAGCTGTGTTCGACTTTGCTCACAGTCTTTGTGTTTTGAGGCTGACTGAACAGCAGGTGGCGCTGTTCAGTGCGCTCGTACTCATAAATGCAG atcgCCCTTGTCtagaggacagagacagagtgatGAGAGTGAGAAAAGACATGGAACTAACCCTCCATTACCTCCTACACAGAGACAACCAGGAGAGTCTACTACACAag CTGAACCAGAAGGTGGCGGTGCTGAGGAGTCTATGTGCGCTGCATATTGAGAAGCTGCGTTGGTTCCGACAGCTCTATCCATACACAGTGCAGTCTGTCTTTCCTGCGCTGTACAAGGAGCTCTTTGGTTCAGACATTGATGTGCAAACAATGGCTACGCTCTGA